The following proteins are co-located in the Acidicapsa acidisoli genome:
- the serA gene encoding phosphoglycerate dehydrogenase, with amino-acid sequence MPELTFGEKLILARKQLNLYQYQMAEKLGVHPNSIWKYEQGEGKPQASVVRIFDMFCEQNNLRFDEFLSKGPKMKIVLAEKVSPATLAVLASEPDWQILTHDDVAKLPGKLPEALADADALVVRSAVQVDDAMLEHAPKLRVIGRAGVGVDNIDADAATRRGIVVMNTPGANAIAVAELTIGLMLALARQLPQANATMHAGKWEKKSLQGVELRGKTLGILGLGRIGLEVAKRAKGFGLELVGHDPFVSAAVAREAGIKLVTTEELFAESDYLTLHVGLTPQTTGIINERTLATMKKGIRILNCARGELIEETALVAALKSGQVGGAALDVFTVEPPKDSPYANLPNVILTPHIAGSTAEAQEAVGIQIARQVREYLKLGVVQNAVNVASLTHEEYLQLAPFIDLAGRLGSFLSQAAPRTIESIHLTYAGALAEGKTDLVRNAAIAGLLSQSEHVNRINAATIAQERGIRIHEEKHESIRGGAASVLSITLHDVAGSTKGSATVLHGEQPRLLGFDGMDIEAPLEGSLLVCRNLDVPGVIGNIGTVLGQQGVNIANFALGRDRAPQQAGTGPLKALSVVQVDEPVGPEVLEALAKVPNLLQARLVRLG; translated from the coding sequence ATGCCTGAACTCACTTTTGGCGAAAAACTCATCCTCGCCCGCAAGCAGTTGAACCTGTATCAGTACCAGATGGCCGAAAAGCTTGGGGTTCACCCCAACTCCATCTGGAAATACGAGCAGGGCGAAGGCAAGCCACAGGCCTCCGTAGTGCGCATTTTCGATATGTTTTGCGAACAGAACAACCTCCGCTTCGACGAATTCTTAAGCAAAGGCCCAAAAATGAAGATCGTACTCGCTGAAAAAGTCTCGCCCGCCACATTAGCCGTCCTCGCCAGCGAGCCTGACTGGCAGATCCTCACCCATGACGACGTAGCCAAGCTCCCCGGCAAGCTGCCGGAAGCGCTCGCTGATGCTGACGCGCTCGTCGTCCGCTCTGCCGTTCAGGTTGACGATGCAATGCTCGAACACGCGCCGAAGCTCCGCGTCATCGGCCGCGCCGGTGTCGGTGTCGACAACATTGACGCTGACGCCGCCACCCGTCGCGGCATCGTCGTGATGAACACACCCGGCGCAAACGCCATCGCCGTTGCCGAACTGACCATCGGCCTTATGCTTGCCCTCGCGCGCCAGCTTCCGCAGGCCAATGCCACCATGCACGCCGGCAAATGGGAGAAGAAGTCCCTGCAAGGCGTCGAACTGCGCGGCAAAACTCTCGGCATCCTCGGCCTAGGCCGCATTGGTCTTGAAGTCGCCAAGCGCGCGAAGGGCTTTGGCCTGGAACTCGTCGGTCACGATCCGTTTGTCTCCGCCGCCGTAGCCCGTGAGGCCGGGATCAAACTCGTCACCACGGAAGAGCTCTTCGCCGAATCAGACTACCTGACGCTGCACGTTGGCCTGACGCCGCAGACCACCGGCATCATCAACGAGCGCACGCTCGCGACGATGAAGAAGGGTATTCGCATTCTCAACTGCGCACGCGGCGAACTGATCGAAGAAACCGCGCTCGTCGCGGCGCTCAAATCCGGCCAGGTCGGCGGCGCGGCGCTCGATGTCTTCACCGTCGAACCGCCGAAAGACTCGCCCTATGCCAACCTGCCGAACGTTATTCTGACGCCGCATATCGCAGGATCGACGGCTGAGGCGCAGGAGGCCGTGGGTATTCAGATTGCACGCCAGGTTCGCGAGTATCTGAAGCTCGGCGTAGTCCAGAACGCGGTCAACGTCGCGTCACTCACGCACGAAGAGTACCTGCAGCTGGCTCCCTTCATCGATCTCGCGGGACGGCTTGGCAGCTTCCTTTCGCAGGCTGCGCCGCGCACGATTGAGAGCATTCATCTCACCTACGCGGGCGCACTCGCGGAGGGCAAAACAGATCTGGTGCGCAATGCGGCCATCGCCGGGCTGCTGTCGCAATCCGAGCATGTAAACCGCATCAATGCGGCTACCATCGCTCAGGAGCGTGGTATCCGCATCCACGAAGAAAAGCACGAGAGCATTCGCGGCGGCGCGGCCTCGGTTCTCTCGATTACGCTGCACGATGTGGCCGGATCGACCAAGGGATCGGCTACCGTGCTGCATGGCGAACAGCCACGACTGCTGGGCTTTGATGGCATGGACATCGAAGCGCCACTCGAAGGCAGCCTGCTGGTCTGCCGCAACCTCGACGTTCCGGGTGTAATCGGCAACATCGGCACGGTGCTTGGTCAGCAGGGAGTGAACATCGCCAACTTCGCCCTGGGCCGCGATCGGGCGCCGCAACAGGCCGGAACCGGGCCGCTTAAGGCGCTCTCAGTGGTTCAGGTTGACGAGCCGGTTGGTCCGGAAGTTCTGGAGGCTTTGGCCAAGGTTCCGAACCTGCTTCAGGCTCGGCTTGTGCGTCTGGGATAG
- a CDS encoding Dabb family protein — protein MYFHIFGFQWKPEATETLKERAKADISAFKGKIPGLLELHVGHNESPHGKGYAFAGVMRFTGKAAFEAYVTHPQHQALLKWLVPLIDPVEFDFLALD, from the coding sequence ATGTATTTTCATATCTTTGGATTTCAATGGAAGCCCGAGGCAACGGAAACATTAAAAGAGCGAGCGAAAGCAGATATCTCGGCTTTTAAGGGGAAGATTCCAGGGCTGCTCGAATTGCATGTTGGACACAATGAGTCGCCCCATGGCAAGGGCTATGCCTTCGCGGGCGTGATGCGCTTCACCGGCAAAGCCGCATTCGAAGCCTATGTAACCCATCCGCAGCATCAGGCCTTGCTCAAGTGGCTGGTGCCGCTGATCGACCCCGTCGAGTTCGACTTTCTGGCGCTGGATTAA
- a CDS encoding proline iminopeptidase-family hydrolase — protein sequence MNRRSFLAATASLATAAIPTSAPALPSAVQPDEILTSQPDGLNPPGIRTAGIKMLPVVGGKYKVWTKKLGSGPIKVLLLHGGPGFGHEYLEALESFLPQAGIEMYYYDQLGCNNSDQPDDPGLWTLARYTEEVEEVRRGLGLEHFVLYGHSWGGILAMEYALNYQQHLRGLVISNMTAGTQSYLKRTAALKLMLPPDKLARLNALEAKEDYDSPEYEKIMMDDLYPKMICRVQPWPDSVNRAFRHANDKIYSQMQGKSEFLVTGNLKDWERWDRLREIKVKALTIGAQHDEMDPDDMKKMAALMPNASNAFCPNGSHLCMWDDQEVYFKHLLRFLHSV from the coding sequence ATGAACCGCCGCAGTTTTCTAGCCGCCACCGCATCGTTGGCGACCGCCGCGATCCCTACCTCCGCGCCAGCGTTGCCCAGCGCCGTCCAGCCAGACGAGATCCTTACCAGCCAGCCGGACGGTCTTAATCCTCCTGGCATTCGCACCGCTGGCATCAAGATGCTGCCGGTGGTCGGCGGCAAATACAAGGTCTGGACCAAGAAGCTCGGCTCTGGCCCGATCAAGGTTCTGCTTCTTCACGGAGGTCCGGGCTTTGGCCATGAGTACCTCGAAGCTCTTGAATCCTTTCTGCCTCAGGCCGGCATCGAGATGTACTACTACGACCAGCTCGGTTGCAATAACTCCGACCAGCCGGATGATCCGGGCCTTTGGACGCTGGCACGCTATACCGAAGAGGTGGAAGAGGTGCGCCGGGGGCTTGGTCTCGAACACTTCGTCCTCTACGGCCATTCGTGGGGCGGCATTCTTGCCATGGAGTACGCGCTCAACTATCAGCAGCACCTGCGCGGACTGGTCATCTCGAACATGACCGCCGGAACCCAGTCATACCTGAAGCGCACCGCCGCGCTCAAGCTCATGCTGCCGCCAGACAAGCTTGCGCGCCTCAACGCGCTCGAAGCCAAAGAGGACTACGACTCGCCCGAGTACGAGAAGATCATGATGGACGATCTCTATCCCAAGATGATCTGCCGGGTTCAGCCGTGGCCGGATTCCGTCAATCGCGCCTTCCGCCATGCCAACGACAAAATTTATAGCCAGATGCAGGGCAAGAGCGAGTTTCTGGTCACGGGTAACCTCAAGGATTGGGAGCGCTGGGACCGCCTGCGCGAGATCAAGGTGAAAGCGCTCACCATCGGCGCGCAGCACGACGAGATGGACCCCGACGACATGAAGAAGATGGCCGCTTTGATGCCCAACGCCAGCAATGCATTTTGCCCCAACGGCAGCCACCTATGCATGTGGGACGATCAGGAAGTCTACTTCAAACATCTGCTCAGATTCCTGCATAGCGTCTAA
- a CDS encoding phosphoglucomutase/phosphomannomutase family protein — protein sequence MAHPVIKFGTDGWRGVIASDFTFENVRTAATAVAAYLHAQKDPAQNPAKGLCIGYDSRFLSEAFARTCAEVVAATGIPVKLAQEITPTPALSYGVRALGAAGGIMITSSHNPCQWNGVKYKAWFGGSGSPAIIAEIESYLGLPVPKAQHAAAIEEVDFIAPYMAAIERFADLNLIAASGFKFGIDSMYGAGRELIAGIFTRLGVDFVQIRGHVDPLFPGINPEPIEPNIRALGEAVVANHCDAGLCTDGDADRIGATDEHGEFVDPHKIFSVLLEWVLKRKGWPGDVTRAFNTTKMLDRICAKYGRRIYEHGIGFKYVVDYMQQQEIVMGGEESGGIGYQRHLPERDGLLNALLLANVMAEEKKTLGQLVADLQAEYGEHQYGRIDLHIPDRLKNAAIARARLLHAGETAFAGMKILRVETLDGVKFYLDNPEAKTKPNAAETWLLLRASGTEPLMRIYSESCSKESVTKLLEAAREFALGS from the coding sequence ATGGCGCATCCAGTAATCAAGTTCGGCACCGACGGCTGGCGCGGAGTCATCGCCAGCGATTTCACCTTTGAGAATGTTCGCACCGCGGCAACCGCCGTCGCTGCCTATCTGCACGCCCAAAAAGATCCCGCCCAAAATCCCGCAAAAGGCCTGTGCATCGGCTACGATTCCCGCTTTCTTTCCGAGGCTTTTGCCCGTACCTGCGCCGAAGTCGTAGCCGCCACCGGCATTCCCGTAAAGCTCGCGCAGGAGATCACGCCCACTCCGGCCCTCTCCTACGGAGTGCGCGCCCTCGGCGCGGCGGGCGGCATCATGATCACCTCGTCGCATAATCCCTGCCAGTGGAACGGGGTCAAATACAAGGCCTGGTTCGGCGGCTCGGGCAGTCCTGCCATCATTGCAGAAATCGAATCGTATCTCGGCCTGCCCGTTCCCAAAGCCCAGCACGCCGCCGCCATCGAAGAGGTCGACTTCATCGCTCCATACATGGCGGCAATCGAGCGCTTCGCCGATCTCAACCTGATCGCCGCCTCCGGCTTCAAGTTCGGCATCGACTCGATGTACGGCGCAGGACGCGAGCTGATTGCCGGCATCTTCACGCGGCTCGGCGTCGACTTCGTTCAGATCCGCGGCCATGTCGACCCACTGTTCCCCGGCATCAATCCCGAACCCATCGAGCCAAACATCCGCGCCCTCGGCGAGGCCGTCGTCGCCAACCATTGCGACGCGGGACTCTGCACCGACGGCGACGCCGACCGCATCGGAGCCACCGACGAGCACGGCGAATTCGTCGATCCGCACAAAATCTTCAGCGTCCTGCTGGAGTGGGTGCTCAAGCGCAAAGGCTGGCCGGGCGATGTAACCCGCGCCTTCAACACCACAAAGATGCTCGACCGCATCTGCGCCAAATACGGACGCAGGATTTACGAGCATGGCATCGGCTTCAAGTATGTTGTCGACTACATGCAGCAGCAGGAGATCGTAATGGGCGGCGAAGAGTCCGGCGGCATCGGCTACCAGCGCCATCTGCCTGAGCGCGACGGCCTGCTCAACGCGCTGCTGCTGGCCAACGTCATGGCCGAAGAAAAGAAGACCCTCGGCCAACTCGTCGCCGACCTGCAAGCCGAGTACGGCGAACACCAGTACGGCCGCATCGACCTGCACATTCCCGACCGCCTCAAGAACGCGGCTATCGCGCGCGCCCGGCTCCTTCATGCTGGCGAAACGGCCTTTGCCGGCATGAAGATCCTGCGCGTCGAAACCCTCGACGGCGTAAAGTTCTACCTCGACAACCCCGAAGCAAAGACCAAGCCGAACGCCGCCGAAACATGGCTGCTCCTCCGCGCCAGTGGCACAGAACCGCTAATGCGGATTTATTCGGAGTCCTGCTCAAAGGAGTCGGTAACGAAGCTGCTGGAGGCTGCACGCGAGTTTGCACTGGGCAGCTAA
- a CDS encoding YidH family protein: MVTRGNEPNATIQVPGHESTPAGSDDPRIYFAAERTFLAWIRTGLGLMGVGFAVSRFGLFLREMRASEVHTVVHATGVSEYSGVALVAVGVIVNVTATIQHIRTVCELRSGNWIAGRPSWNAIVLALLLAAVGVGMGAYLLYLH; encoded by the coding sequence ATGGTGACTCGCGGGAATGAGCCGAACGCGACAATTCAGGTACCGGGCCACGAATCCACGCCTGCCGGCTCCGACGATCCGCGTATCTACTTTGCAGCCGAGCGTACCTTTCTGGCCTGGATTCGAACCGGCCTGGGACTGATGGGAGTTGGCTTTGCGGTTTCGCGCTTCGGCCTGTTCCTGCGCGAGATGCGCGCCAGCGAAGTGCATACGGTCGTCCACGCAACAGGAGTCTCCGAGTATTCCGGTGTTGCTCTCGTAGCGGTCGGAGTCATCGTGAATGTAACCGCGACGATTCAGCATATCCGTACCGTCTGCGAGCTGCGCAGCGGCAACTGGATCGCCGGACGGCCTTCCTGGAATGCGATCGTGCTGGCGCTCCTGCTGGCTGCTGTCGGCGTCGGCATGGGAGCGTACCTGCTCTACCTGCACTAG
- a CDS encoding mannose-1-phosphate guanylyltransferase, with the protein MTNKIDFRPVILAGGSGTRFWPRSRRARAKQVLALDGDRSMLQQTVERLSPIAAPGQFWVITNELLSAEIEAQLPGVPRTQIVEEPVARNTAPACGLAAFLVEKSNPDAVIGVFPSDHVIGDEPRFLKMIERGVQLAASGDVMVVLGIEPTRAETGYGYIETGDDGPNESLHVRRFTEKPSRNRAEEFVAAGNYFWNSGMFLWSARTLAKAVREHLPETAPLLEEIASAFGTERFDAVFGELYPQCENISVDYAILEPRSAKGEHHSRLYCLPAEFGWNDLGSWESLYEYQVETRLRGDEEGNVAETSGLMTLDSGDNYVFSPRKFVALVGVRDLVIVETEDALLITHRRQSQDVGKIVKELAASGQIELI; encoded by the coding sequence ATGACGAATAAGATAGATTTTCGCCCGGTAATTCTGGCTGGAGGAAGCGGTACGCGCTTCTGGCCCCGCTCCCGTCGCGCCAGGGCAAAGCAGGTTCTGGCGCTGGATGGAGACCGCTCGATGCTCCAGCAGACGGTCGAGCGCCTGAGTCCAATTGCCGCTCCAGGTCAATTCTGGGTTATCACGAACGAGCTCCTCTCCGCCGAAATCGAGGCCCAGCTCCCTGGAGTCCCGCGTACGCAGATTGTCGAGGAGCCGGTCGCCAGAAATACCGCTCCAGCCTGCGGCCTGGCCGCGTTTCTGGTAGAAAAGTCCAATCCGGATGCCGTAATCGGCGTTTTTCCGTCGGATCACGTGATCGGCGACGAGCCGCGATTTCTCAAGATGATTGAGCGCGGCGTTCAACTCGCGGCATCGGGCGATGTAATGGTGGTCCTCGGCATCGAGCCGACTCGCGCGGAAACCGGCTACGGTTACATCGAAACTGGCGACGACGGCCCCAACGAATCGCTCCACGTGCGGCGTTTCACAGAAAAGCCGAGCCGCAACCGCGCCGAGGAGTTTGTCGCCGCAGGCAACTATTTCTGGAACTCAGGCATGTTCCTTTGGTCGGCGCGCACCCTCGCCAAGGCCGTTCGCGAGCATCTGCCGGAGACCGCTCCACTGCTCGAAGAGATCGCATCCGCCTTCGGCACGGAGCGTTTCGACGCTGTTTTCGGCGAGCTTTATCCCCAGTGTGAAAACATTTCCGTCGACTACGCCATCCTCGAACCGCGTTCTGCTAAGGGCGAGCATCACTCGCGTCTTTATTGCCTGCCCGCCGAATTTGGCTGGAACGATCTCGGCTCGTGGGAATCCCTATACGAATATCAGGTCGAAACGCGGTTGCGCGGCGATGAGGAAGGCAACGTGGCCGAGACCAGCGGCCTGATGACGCTCGATTCAGGAGACAACTACGTCTTCAGTCCGCGGAAATTCGTCGCGCTGGTAGGCGTGCGGGATCTGGTGATCGTCGAAACGGAGGACGCGCTCCTGATCACACACCGCAGACAATCTCAGGATGTCGGCAAAATCGTGAAAGAGCTGGCCGCTTCCGGCCAAATCGAGCTAATCTGA
- a CDS encoding pyridoxal phosphate-dependent aminotransferase, with the protein MATSASLDRKIFADRIGRIEVSATMAVAAEAAKLRAQGVQLTDFGAGEPHFPTPRHIKDAAIAAIEANFTRYTVVPGIPELRKAIVERHACDFGSDYGIDETIFTTGEKLALFNAIQILIEHGDEVILPVPYWVSFKDIIQYAGGKVVYLETDEAESFRITADAIEAAITPKTKAIILNSPSNPAGNIVSEEDLERIVRVAHERGIYLILDECYVYLNYESKPVSAGKFAWAKEHMIVLGSLSKTYAMTGWRAGYALGPKSIIANLSKLQSQSTSNATSFVQKGAIAALAGSQECVNEFRAEFKGLRDYIIAKLKEIPGVTCTVPAGAFYVYPNMSAYIGKSGIQSATELATRLLHEAHVVAVPGEAFGTPHHIRLSYPVTRETIDEGVRRMKQFLLNL; encoded by the coding sequence ATGGCTACTTCCGCTTCCCTGGACCGCAAAATATTTGCCGACCGAATTGGCCGGATTGAAGTTTCTGCAACCATGGCTGTCGCTGCCGAGGCCGCGAAGCTGCGCGCTCAGGGCGTCCAGCTCACCGACTTTGGCGCAGGCGAGCCGCATTTCCCCACTCCGCGGCACATCAAAGACGCGGCGATTGCGGCCATTGAGGCCAACTTCACCCGCTATACCGTCGTCCCCGGCATCCCCGAGCTGCGCAAGGCAATCGTGGAGCGTCATGCCTGCGACTTCGGTTCCGACTACGGCATCGATGAGACGATCTTCACGACGGGCGAAAAGCTGGCGCTCTTCAACGCCATCCAGATTCTCATCGAGCATGGCGACGAGGTGATCCTGCCCGTCCCCTACTGGGTCAGCTTCAAGGACATCATCCAGTACGCCGGCGGCAAGGTTGTTTACCTGGAAACCGATGAGGCCGAGAGCTTCCGGATCACCGCCGACGCAATCGAGGCGGCGATTACGCCCAAGACCAAGGCGATCATCCTCAATTCGCCATCGAATCCTGCCGGCAATATCGTCTCCGAGGAAGATCTGGAGCGGATTGTGCGGGTCGCGCACGAGCGCGGCATCTATCTGATTCTGGACGAGTGCTACGTCTACCTGAACTATGAGTCCAAGCCGGTTTCGGCGGGCAAATTCGCCTGGGCCAAAGAGCACATGATCGTGCTCGGGTCGCTCTCGAAGACCTACGCGATGACCGGCTGGCGCGCCGGATATGCTCTCGGGCCGAAGTCGATCATCGCCAATCTCTCGAAACTGCAGTCGCAGTCAACCTCGAATGCCACAAGTTTTGTGCAAAAGGGCGCAATCGCGGCCCTCGCCGGCTCGCAGGAGTGCGTCAACGAGTTCCGCGCCGAGTTCAAAGGCCTGCGCGACTACATCATCGCCAAGCTGAAGGAGATCCCCGGCGTTACCTGCACCGTTCCCGCCGGAGCGTTCTACGTTTATCCCAACATGAGTGCGTATATCGGAAAATCCGGCATCCAATCCGCTACCGAACTGGCCACCCGCCTGCTGCACGAGGCGCACGTGGTTGCGGTGCCCGGCGAAGCCTTTGGGACTCCGCACCACATCCGGCTGTCTTATCCTGTCACCCGGGAGACCATCGACGAAGGCGTCCGACGCATGAAGCAGTTTCTTCTCAACCTATAG